The proteins below come from a single Gimesia alba genomic window:
- a CDS encoding DUF3124 domain-containing protein, whose product MQNKNEYPNWFLWFCENWIGLLVLLGTISLVMISAVVYLDNRFAKFEDRVKYIPPRSYQPPDLSLYSAGEFDRQKISRRGSTYVPCYSHIYYHGGSPLLLETTLSIRNIDPNQSIYLDKIDYFDTDGKQVESFLDSTIKLEPFQTIDFLVEERDSSGGAGANFLVNWFSEQGAERPLMETVMIGTSGSRAIAFSRTGIEISPTTKREVGKK is encoded by the coding sequence ATGCAAAATAAAAACGAGTATCCTAACTGGTTTCTCTGGTTTTGTGAAAACTGGATCGGGCTGTTAGTTTTGCTGGGGACGATCAGTCTGGTCATGATCAGTGCGGTCGTTTACCTTGATAACCGCTTTGCTAAGTTTGAAGACCGAGTCAAATATATTCCGCCGCGCAGTTATCAACCGCCAGACCTCAGTCTCTATTCAGCAGGCGAATTCGATCGGCAAAAAATATCCCGCCGCGGCTCGACCTATGTTCCCTGTTACTCACACATTTATTATCACGGCGGATCTCCGTTACTCCTGGAGACCACTTTGAGTATCCGTAACATCGATCCTAATCAATCGATTTATCTGGATAAGATTGATTACTTTGATACGGATGGCAAACAGGTGGAATCGTTTCTGGACAGTACGATCAAACTGGAACCGTTTCAGACGATCGATTTTCTGGTCGAAGAACGCGACAGCAGTGGAGGGGCCGGGGCGAATTTTCTGGTGAATTGGTTCTCAGAGCAGGGGGCAGAGAGACCGCTGATGGAAACGGTTATGATCGGTACCTCTGGTTCACGGGCCATCGCCTTTAGCAGAACCGGGATTGAGATTTCTCCCACGACAAAGCGTGAGGTCGGGAAAAAATAG
- a CDS encoding HD domain-containing protein: MEPLHSPIVEHAVRLAAVAHKSQKRKSSGIPYISHPMSVCLILMKAGFHDESILAAAVLHDVVEDTDLTIEELAELFSGEVVQYVKEMTEEKETREGKKRSWRDRKQGHIQVMQQATLGARAIELADKLHNLEAMLFDLQTEDKVEFWGHFGASPEEIVQYYRSMIDAAGQSDPQLESLVKNCNEKLEGLKKYLP, encoded by the coding sequence ATGGAACCACTTCACTCTCCCATAGTCGAACATGCGGTCCGGCTGGCCGCTGTGGCTCATAAGTCTCAAAAACGAAAATCGTCTGGAATTCCCTACATTTCACACCCGATGAGTGTCTGCCTGATCTTAATGAAGGCCGGGTTCCATGATGAGTCGATTCTCGCTGCAGCCGTTCTGCACGATGTCGTCGAGGATACGGATTTGACGATCGAAGAACTGGCGGAACTCTTCTCCGGGGAGGTGGTTCAATACGTCAAAGAAATGACGGAAGAGAAAGAGACCCGTGAAGGGAAAAAACGGAGCTGGCGGGATCGCAAGCAGGGGCACATTCAAGTCATGCAACAGGCGACGCTGGGTGCCCGTGCAATTGAGCTGGCCGATAAACTGCATAACCTGGAAGCGATGCTGTTTGATCTTCAAACAGAAGACAAAGTGGAATTCTGGGGACACTTCGGCGCCAGTCCGGAAGAAATCGTGCAGTACTATCGCTCCATGATCGATGCTGCCGGTCAGTCTGACCCGCAATTAGAATCGCTGGTCAAGAACTGCAATGAGAAGCTTGAGGGATTGAAAAAATATTTACCTTAA
- a CDS encoding ABC transporter transmembrane domain-containing protein: MSNRQPNAFHRAFPAREFFRGSARSVLFWSLINGLVLVCLLVDVFLIVDLLNHRGRITVRGEQNVQLLQKIRNVPPLVIPPVEAESDAPPAEAETEKKQAEPAAKQPASQPEEKQPVAPAPVNLNLSILTDSGILPSVWWLHSKYQLGIMSGIYQRVPLLQENQTALFTLILVALILASIRVLIRWRARQRSLKISHHVSTTLRNMIHRQALRLGPGDLSGKETDQAFHLFIKDVGTVQNGVFEWVYQLSRHPLALLILLLFAISIDWRLTLQCLIPLAAAWYFLSQHRKEYEIQHAKTLVNIESELSLLAENLRSTRLVRGYGMETAEHEQFQKYLDKYTDNLDKLKRVEGWGHRIARGLAVFCSCLVLFLVGYKVLVNPESLPLSAAIILVGIFAFFYLPVNGLYQLMQIRNTASIAASSIYRYLNQIPEVSQAVGAKFQEPLSQSLQFENVSYSQSANGPKILNGFDIKIPAGTSTALVSLETLAPRAVSYLIPRFIEPKSGRVLMDGEDTAWVTLESLRAEAIYVSGNDPCLTGTVKENIQCGDERYSLQEIIAASKEAHAHQFIQNLPQGYETALGQHGEELTVGESFRLGLARALLRKPALMIIEEPEEALDDDTKTLLEDAYTRIFQNRTILVIPSRITTLRRVDQVVLIHEGKVEAVDSQSNLLKKSALYRHWEYTRFNQFRHSQES; encoded by the coding sequence GTGTCAAATCGTCAGCCCAACGCATTCCACCGCGCGTTTCCAGCGCGGGAATTCTTTCGGGGTTCCGCCAGATCCGTATTGTTCTGGTCTCTCATCAATGGCCTGGTACTGGTCTGCTTACTGGTCGACGTGTTTCTGATTGTCGACTTGCTCAATCATCGCGGGAGAATTACTGTCCGAGGCGAGCAGAATGTCCAGTTGCTCCAGAAAATCAGGAATGTACCCCCGCTTGTCATCCCGCCTGTGGAAGCAGAGTCAGACGCACCACCAGCAGAAGCGGAAACAGAAAAAAAACAGGCGGAACCGGCTGCAAAGCAGCCCGCGTCTCAACCGGAAGAAAAGCAACCCGTCGCACCTGCTCCCGTGAATTTAAATTTGAGCATTCTGACGGATTCTGGAATTCTTCCTTCAGTCTGGTGGCTACATTCCAAATATCAGTTGGGAATTATGTCGGGGATTTACCAGCGTGTGCCCCTGTTGCAGGAGAATCAGACGGCTTTATTCACTCTGATTCTGGTGGCTCTGATTCTGGCGAGCATCCGGGTTCTGATTCGCTGGCGAGCAAGGCAGCGCAGTCTGAAAATTTCGCATCACGTTTCTACGACGTTGCGCAATATGATTCACCGACAGGCACTGCGCCTGGGCCCCGGCGATTTATCGGGCAAAGAAACAGATCAGGCATTTCACTTATTCATCAAGGATGTCGGAACGGTTCAGAATGGCGTTTTCGAGTGGGTCTATCAACTTTCTCGCCATCCTCTCGCGCTGTTGATCCTGTTACTATTCGCGATATCCATTGATTGGAGACTGACATTACAGTGTCTGATTCCGCTGGCGGCGGCCTGGTACTTCTTGTCGCAACATCGAAAAGAGTACGAAATTCAGCATGCGAAAACGCTGGTGAATATTGAATCCGAGCTCTCCTTGCTTGCAGAAAATTTGCGTAGCACGCGGCTGGTTCGCGGCTATGGCATGGAAACCGCAGAGCATGAACAGTTTCAGAAATATCTCGATAAGTATACGGATAACCTTGATAAGCTGAAGCGCGTTGAGGGTTGGGGGCATCGCATTGCCCGCGGTCTGGCGGTGTTCTGTTCCTGTCTGGTTCTATTTCTGGTTGGCTATAAGGTACTGGTCAATCCGGAAAGTTTGCCGCTCTCTGCAGCAATCATACTTGTTGGCATTTTTGCCTTCTTCTATCTGCCAGTCAACGGCTTGTATCAACTGATGCAGATTCGAAATACTGCCAGCATTGCCGCCAGTTCCATCTATCGCTATCTGAATCAGATTCCGGAAGTCAGTCAGGCCGTCGGTGCCAAGTTTCAGGAACCCTTGTCACAATCACTCCAATTCGAAAATGTCAGCTACAGCCAGTCAGCCAACGGTCCGAAAATTCTCAATGGCTTTGATATCAAAATTCCAGCGGGGACCAGCACGGCACTGGTGTCGCTGGAAACGTTGGCACCGCGGGCAGTCAGTTATCTGATTCCCCGGTTCATCGAACCAAAATCGGGACGGGTTTTGATGGACGGGGAAGACACTGCCTGGGTGACTTTAGAATCACTCAGGGCCGAAGCGATTTATGTCAGCGGGAATGATCCCTGCTTAACGGGGACAGTCAAAGAGAATATCCAATGCGGCGATGAACGTTATTCACTGCAGGAAATAATCGCTGCTTCAAAAGAAGCGCACGCACATCAGTTTATTCAGAATTTACCACAAGGTTATGAAACCGCACTGGGACAACATGGAGAAGAGCTGACGGTAGGCGAATCGTTTCGTTTAGGTTTGGCGCGGGCCTTGTTGCGAAAGCCGGCCTTGATGATTATTGAAGAACCAGAAGAAGCGCTCGATGATGATACCAAGACACTTCTGGAGGATGCCTACACGCGTATATTTCAGAATCGCACTATTCTCGTGATTCCCTCCCGGATTACGACACTCCGCCGCGTGGATCAGGTTGTGCTGATTCATGAAGGAAAGGTCGAAGCTGTTGACAGTCAATCGAATCTGTTGAAGAAGTCGGCCCTCTATCGCCACTGGGAATACACGCGATTCAATCAGTTCAGGCACTCTCAGGAATCTTAG
- a CDS encoding ABC transporter permease yields the protein MVFSAETADLTVQWWITGAGVLLYFILLFGVSAKTQAGVIARATTKEAIRQPVFLLLVALGLILLLLNTFLPFFSMGDDVKMLMDCGLATILICSLLLAVWSASTSVADEIEGKTAMTLLSKPINRRQFIVGKYLGILKAVVWLMLPLVITFLLLVYFKVGYDAREASKDVPSHAEKMAAVWLILPGILLIYMEVAILAAISVAISTRLPMMVNMIICFGVYIIGHLTPNLVQAKAEGLEFVKFTGQLIATILPNLDNFNMSPAVATGTVVPPVYIGHSALSCLLYSGIAILVAFILFEDRDLA from the coding sequence TTGGTTTTTTCTGCTGAAACCGCTGACCTGACTGTGCAATGGTGGATTACCGGTGCCGGGGTTTTGCTCTATTTTATTCTTTTGTTTGGTGTGAGTGCCAAAACGCAGGCAGGAGTGATTGCCCGTGCCACGACAAAAGAAGCCATTCGCCAGCCGGTCTTTTTGCTCCTGGTGGCGTTAGGCTTGATTCTGTTATTGTTGAATACGTTCCTCCCGTTCTTTTCGATGGGCGATGATGTCAAGATGTTAATGGACTGCGGTCTGGCAACCATTTTGATTTGTAGTCTGCTGCTGGCAGTCTGGTCAGCCAGTACGAGTGTTGCAGATGAAATTGAAGGTAAGACGGCAATGACATTGCTGTCCAAGCCGATCAATCGGCGGCAGTTCATCGTGGGAAAATACCTGGGCATTCTGAAAGCCGTCGTCTGGCTGATGCTGCCCTTGGTGATTACCTTCCTGTTACTCGTGTATTTCAAAGTTGGCTATGACGCGCGGGAAGCTTCAAAGGATGTTCCCAGTCATGCAGAAAAGATGGCCGCCGTCTGGCTGATTCTGCCCGGGATTCTTTTGATCTACATGGAAGTCGCCATTCTGGCCGCAATCAGCGTCGCCATTTCAACTCGACTGCCAATGATGGTGAACATGATTATTTGCTTCGGTGTCTATATCATTGGGCACCTGACACCAAACCTGGTTCAGGCGAAAGCAGAAGGGCTGGAGTTTGTGAAATTCACAGGGCAATTGATTGCCACCATTCTGCCCAACCTGGATAACTTTAATATGTCTCCCGCGGTAGCAACGGGAACAGTGGTTCCACCAGTTTATATCGGCCATTCCGCTTTAAGCTGCCTGCTTTATTCTGGAATCGCGATTCTGGTTGCCTTTATCCTTTTTGAAGACCGTGACCTTGCCTGA
- a CDS encoding acylphosphatase — protein MCAGSQQPDSSAEAVCLRAIFQGRVQGVGFRYRTSRLAHQYPITGFVKNLSDGTVELVAQAESKPILDQFFDDMMLMFATNVTDVSIQESTPNPIWTKFEIKR, from the coding sequence ATGTGTGCTGGTTCTCAGCAACCTGATTCATCGGCAGAGGCAGTTTGTCTGCGCGCGATTTTTCAGGGACGCGTCCAAGGCGTGGGATTTCGCTACCGCACTTCAAGGCTGGCGCACCAATATCCGATCACTGGCTTTGTGAAAAATTTATCGGATGGAACGGTCGAGCTTGTAGCACAAGCCGAAAGTAAGCCGATTCTTGACCAGTTTTTCGATGACATGATGCTGATGTTTGCAACGAATGTGACAGATGTATCGATACAGGAATCCACGCCCAACCCGATCTGGACCAAATTCGAGATCAAACGCTAA
- a CDS encoding carbon storage regulator, whose translation MLVLSRKPGERIRIGDDVTLTIVRIGPNSVRLGIDAPRSMSIVREELCIDFSELPEIEQLPEGTTSH comes from the coding sequence ATGCTTGTATTATCACGTAAGCCCGGTGAGCGAATTCGGATTGGCGATGATGTAACTCTGACAATCGTTCGCATTGGCCCTAATTCTGTCCGACTGGGTATTGATGCCCCCCGAAGCATGAGTATTGTTCGCGAAGAGTTGTGTATCGACTTCTCTGAGCTGCCTGAAATTGAGCAGCTTCCTGAAGGAACAACTTCGCATTAA
- a CDS encoding Gfo/Idh/MocA family protein has product MIRIGIIGIGFMGMAHYEGAKKLKGAKVTAISTRDAKKLSGDWSSIEGNFGPRGGQEDLSKVKQYSDYHDLLADPDIDLVDICLPTQMHEQVALDSIKAGKHTLVEKPIAIDLKAANKMVKAAEKAGVQFMVAQVLPFFPEFQFAVECVQSQKYGKLLAAHFRRVMAPPKWSENIEDFQKLGGWGIDLHIHDNHLISLMCGVPRKVTSRGIENKGYINHVHTVYDFEDPNLAVSCVSGGIATRGLEFAHGYELYFEDATLLFGAGTMGVGKNKEWVVSQPLTLITKNGQLKHPKLKGGDAWCAAFTLELQAAVNALESGVEPEALSGALARDALKICYAEAKSIETGRSIPVK; this is encoded by the coding sequence ATGATTCGTATTGGAATTATCGGAATTGGTTTTATGGGAATGGCTCATTACGAGGGAGCCAAAAAACTCAAGGGAGCCAAAGTCACAGCCATTTCAACCCGCGATGCCAAAAAACTGTCCGGGGACTGGAGTAGCATTGAAGGCAATTTCGGTCCGCGCGGCGGGCAGGAGGATCTTTCAAAAGTTAAACAATACAGCGACTACCATGATTTACTGGCTGACCCCGATATCGATCTGGTAGATATCTGCCTGCCAACCCAGATGCATGAGCAAGTCGCCCTCGATTCCATCAAGGCTGGCAAGCATACGCTGGTCGAAAAGCCGATTGCCATCGACCTCAAAGCCGCCAATAAAATGGTAAAGGCCGCAGAAAAGGCAGGAGTCCAGTTTATGGTCGCCCAGGTACTGCCTTTTTTCCCGGAATTTCAGTTCGCTGTTGAATGTGTGCAGAGTCAGAAGTATGGAAAACTGCTGGCCGCTCATTTCCGTCGTGTGATGGCCCCTCCCAAATGGTCTGAAAATATCGAAGACTTCCAGAAACTGGGGGGCTGGGGAATCGACCTTCATATTCATGACAATCATTTAATCAGCCTGATGTGCGGCGTGCCTCGAAAAGTGACGTCGCGCGGAATTGAGAATAAAGGCTACATAAACCATGTTCATACGGTCTATGACTTTGAAGACCCGAATCTGGCAGTCAGTTGCGTGAGTGGCGGGATCGCGACACGAGGGCTGGAATTTGCACATGGATACGAACTCTACTTTGAAGATGCAACGCTGCTGTTCGGCGCTGGAACGATGGGAGTTGGCAAGAATAAGGAATGGGTCGTCAGCCAACCTTTGACTTTGATTACCAAAAATGGTCAGTTGAAGCACCCCAAACTCAAAGGGGGCGATGCCTGGTGTGCCGCATTTACTCTGGAATTGCAGGCTGCAGTCAACGCCCTGGAATCAGGCGTCGAACCAGAGGCCCTCTCGGGCGCACTGGCAAGAGATGCCCTGAAAATTTGCTACGCGGAAGCAAAAAGTATTGAAACCGGGCGATCCATTCCGGTCAAATAA
- a CDS encoding MBL fold metallo-hydrolase, protein MLENLPLQSVKYKGLTIEGYSRAAVQSYWRVPELKLGFDMGGSPWAFMGTAVYFISHAHLDHMAALPAYVARRRMMKMSPPTIYMPEEVVDPVWNMLKSWQKLDRGRMECDLVGMKDGEEVQLSREHAVTAFRTKHTVPSLGFQVWDCRKKLKAEYLGKPETEIRDARMSGIEVSEEIRVPLVCYTGDTAPAGLDHFEQAYESKVLITEMTFYRPEHRREKIHKFGHMHLDDIVERADRFQNELLILAHFSTRYHDNQVMNAVKKRLPAELQERLQLWM, encoded by the coding sequence ATGCTTGAAAATTTACCTCTCCAATCTGTGAAATATAAAGGGCTGACGATCGAGGGCTATTCTCGCGCCGCCGTTCAGAGCTACTGGAGAGTCCCCGAACTCAAACTGGGCTTCGATATGGGAGGCAGCCCCTGGGCGTTTATGGGAACTGCTGTCTATTTTATTTCACATGCGCATCTGGATCACATGGCGGCGCTACCCGCATATGTTGCCCGGCGGCGGATGATGAAAATGAGTCCTCCCACGATCTATATGCCCGAAGAGGTTGTCGACCCGGTGTGGAACATGCTGAAAAGCTGGCAGAAGCTAGACCGGGGGCGAATGGAATGTGATCTGGTCGGCATGAAAGATGGAGAAGAAGTCCAGCTTTCGCGCGAACACGCCGTGACGGCATTTCGCACTAAGCATACGGTCCCCTCTCTGGGATTTCAGGTCTGGGACTGCCGCAAAAAACTGAAAGCTGAATATCTGGGGAAGCCGGAAACGGAAATCCGCGATGCCCGGATGTCGGGGATCGAAGTCAGTGAAGAGATCCGCGTGCCGCTGGTGTGTTATACCGGTGACACCGCACCCGCAGGCCTGGATCATTTTGAGCAGGCGTATGAATCGAAAGTTCTGATTACAGAAATGACATTTTACCGCCCCGAACACCGGCGGGAAAAGATTCATAAATTCGGACACATGCACCTGGACGATATTGTCGAACGTGCAGACCGATTTCAGAACGAATTGCTCATTCTCGCACACTTCAGCACGCGGTATCACGATAATCAGGTCATGAACGCCGTCAAAAAGCGGTTGCCTGCTGAACTACAGGAACGTCTGCAACTCTGGATGTAA
- a CDS encoding Gfo/Idh/MocA family oxidoreductase — translation MSNQKQNRRDFLKTSAALVAGSSVPFWFDIDPASAYKFKAANDRPVVGCIGTGSRWNAVGPNAMKYGDVIAVCDVDAAHADKARNRVKDIQGKKGNNKEVAVFEDYQKILENPEIDIVTIVTTDHWHTKIAIEAMKAGKDVYCEKPLTLTIDEGKKIIKTLKETGRVFQVGTQQRSEMGQRFLNALGIIKEGRLGDITEVECVIGGIAPSGPIPVAEVPKTLNWEKWLGQAPKTAYRWKSVDGKPKTRGHYEFRWWYEYSGGKMTDWGAHHVDIAQWGIGMDHSGPTQVVPISAEHPVPLKDGMPTKDDAYNVASKFEVQCTFPNEVKMKIKSDGRNGILFTGTKGRMFVSRGDLTGKPVEDLKNNPLSSDTITKLYKGRKPGDHMRNFYECVDAREQPISDVMTHHRAITTCHLANIAIRLNRSLEWDPNTEQIIGDDDANQWQSREQRKGYEINA, via the coding sequence GTGAGTAATCAAAAGCAGAATCGTCGCGACTTTTTGAAAACATCTGCTGCCCTCGTCGCTGGTAGTAGTGTTCCTTTCTGGTTCGATATTGACCCTGCCAGCGCTTACAAATTCAAAGCAGCCAATGACCGTCCGGTTGTGGGATGTATTGGAACCGGCAGTCGTTGGAACGCCGTTGGTCCCAACGCCATGAAGTACGGCGATGTGATTGCCGTCTGCGATGTCGATGCCGCACATGCCGATAAAGCCCGGAACCGAGTGAAAGACATCCAGGGCAAAAAAGGCAACAATAAAGAAGTCGCTGTTTTTGAAGACTATCAGAAGATTCTCGAAAACCCGGAAATTGATATCGTGACGATCGTCACCACCGATCACTGGCATACGAAAATCGCGATTGAAGCCATGAAAGCCGGCAAAGACGTTTACTGTGAAAAACCGCTGACATTGACGATTGATGAAGGCAAAAAAATCATTAAAACGTTGAAAGAAACCGGCCGTGTCTTCCAGGTGGGCACACAACAGCGCAGTGAAATGGGACAGCGGTTCCTGAATGCGTTGGGAATTATCAAAGAAGGTCGACTGGGTGATATCACCGAAGTCGAATGTGTGATCGGCGGAATTGCTCCCAGTGGCCCCATTCCGGTGGCGGAAGTCCCCAAAACATTGAACTGGGAAAAATGGCTCGGGCAGGCACCGAAAACCGCGTATCGTTGGAAATCTGTTGATGGCAAGCCCAAAACTCGTGGTCATTATGAGTTCCGCTGGTGGTATGAGTATTCCGGCGGCAAAATGACCGATTGGGGCGCACACCATGTCGATATTGCCCAATGGGGAATTGGCATGGATCACTCCGGGCCGACTCAGGTCGTGCCGATTTCTGCAGAGCATCCAGTGCCTCTGAAAGACGGCATGCCTACCAAGGACGACGCTTATAACGTCGCTTCCAAGTTCGAAGTGCAATGCACGTTCCCGAACGAAGTGAAAATGAAAATCAAAAGCGATGGACGTAACGGGATTCTCTTTACGGGAACGAAAGGTCGGATGTTCGTCAGTCGTGGCGATCTGACCGGAAAACCGGTAGAAGACCTGAAAAACAACCCGCTTTCCAGTGACACGATCACAAAGCTCTACAAAGGGCGAAAGCCTGGCGATCACATGCGCAACTTCTATGAATGTGTTGATGCGCGGGAACAACCGATTTCCGATGTAATGACACATCATCGCGCGATTACGACTTGTCACCTGGCAAATATCGCCATCCGGTTGAATCGCTCTCTCGAATGGGACCCCAATACAGAGCAGATTATCGGCGACGATGATGCCAATCAGTGGCAATCACGCGAACAGCGAAAAGGCTATGAAATCAACGCATAG
- the dinB gene encoding DNA polymerase IV, with the protein MRTILHVDMDAFYASIEEREHPELKGQPIIVGGRADLRGVVSAANYKAREFGVHSAMPMKTARQLCPQAHYFPVRMQDYAEISRSIQWIFRKYTPLVEPLSLDEAFLDVTGSHLLFGTGEEIAITIKDEIKESLNLIASVGVAPNKFLAKIASDADKPDGLVIVESDKIHDFLDPLPISRVWGIGKVATRRFSKLGINTISQLRALDPGLLTELFGEQGQHLWELSQGIDERPVVPERQAKSISRETTFSLDVTDLEILKSVLIELVEDVARRLRKNELRGRTIQLKIRYDDFATFTRALTVHQPTNITREIEEASILLLEQRLPERPLSIRLIGVGVTGFDTGARQQRSLFDEEDQQKHSRLDQVKDQIANRFGTESIKRANRIEAAEPDEPTASESG; encoded by the coding sequence ATGCGCACGATCCTGCACGTAGACATGGACGCGTTCTATGCGTCGATTGAAGAACGGGAACACCCGGAACTGAAAGGGCAGCCCATCATTGTTGGCGGTCGTGCAGACCTTCGGGGTGTCGTTTCCGCAGCGAATTACAAAGCGCGCGAATTCGGCGTGCACAGCGCCATGCCAATGAAAACTGCGCGGCAACTTTGCCCGCAGGCACACTATTTTCCGGTTCGCATGCAGGACTATGCAGAGATATCCCGTTCGATTCAATGGATCTTTCGCAAATACACGCCGCTAGTGGAACCACTGTCTCTGGATGAAGCATTTCTGGATGTGACCGGGAGTCATCTCTTATTCGGCACCGGAGAGGAAATTGCGATCACAATCAAAGACGAGATCAAAGAGTCACTCAACCTGATCGCATCTGTTGGCGTGGCCCCGAATAAATTTCTGGCGAAAATTGCCAGCGATGCCGACAAGCCGGACGGCCTGGTGATTGTTGAATCTGATAAAATCCACGACTTCCTTGATCCCCTGCCCATTTCCCGTGTCTGGGGCATCGGCAAGGTGGCCACCCGACGTTTTTCCAAACTGGGTATCAATACCATATCTCAGCTGCGGGCGCTTGATCCGGGATTATTAACAGAACTGTTTGGCGAACAGGGGCAGCATCTATGGGAACTCTCACAGGGAATTGATGAGCGTCCGGTGGTTCCCGAACGGCAGGCCAAATCGATCTCGCGCGAGACGACTTTTTCTCTGGATGTAACGGATCTGGAAATTCTAAAAAGTGTTCTGATTGAACTGGTGGAAGACGTCGCCCGCCGACTCCGTAAAAATGAACTGCGGGGCAGAACCATTCAACTCAAAATTCGCTACGATGATTTTGCGACCTTTACCCGTGCACTGACGGTCCATCAACCGACTAACATCACCAGAGAAATCGAAGAAGCCTCAATTCTATTGCTGGAACAGAGACTCCCCGAGCGACCATTATCCATTCGTTTGATCGGAGTCGGCGTGACTGGTTTTGATACGGGAGCCCGACAACAACGTTCGCTATTTGATGAAGAAGATCAGCAGAAACATTCGCGGCTGGATCAGGTCAAAGATCAGATCGCCAACCGTTTCGGAACAGAATCCATCAAACGCGCAAATCGGATTGAGGCGGCTGAACCAGACGAACCAACCGCATCGGAATCAGGTTGA